In the Topomyia yanbarensis strain Yona2022 chromosome 3, ASM3024719v1, whole genome shotgun sequence genome, one interval contains:
- the LOC131690477 gene encoding T-cell immunomodulatory protein: protein MQFPFPSIAYYLRSALVSLSVISLCVNGGDIIDITDSVFGSMTDTIPAAYGDFNSDELFDVFVLRNNFRTVQILFGSDDKPLLQEGPKCEYKNFHITSVIPGDFDGDAYMDVMITVKRDGENQGVYINWGGSEYMNCSKEDDEPLIIMRGQPLALDYDQDFIIDLFGMSTIGERMFWIFKKPKDSHRKPPDVIRMDTRFSEQLKVFHSHAIVDLDKDFTADLFLTTTGDYEVWKGVEPNGGFVFSHKIKAAVGNYGSHIGQSIFLDVELDGNLLQIVPVCFDSNCQNSSILVHHGNHFHDLHIDFKDDHNDLWGFVVPNISNWATQVITLRGGDFNLDGYPDLLATLSKPAGQMQTFLLENVLCEKLACNHMKRTFIVRWKALAPFSNGTIMGSFYDFYNDGILDAIFVERAGNTTRPVAFRNSLDYDANFVKVIVLTGLSNRTGPKKLTPLGRKKRTYGTNLPGPRIEYNITTQDGDPQHGASAQLPQSAYFSLHLPYTTFGLGRTPNFVDSLTVGLTNHSRTWTQLIPNSQMIVVPWPIMEPDKWKAQLFVTPSKLILKSVVALGGICLVILLLILVLYAKEKREDKIQRSLEAHRFHFDAM, encoded by the exons ATGCAGTTTCCGTTCCCATCGATCGCATATTACCTGCGCTCTGCTCTGGTATCGCTGAGTGTGATCAGTTTGTGTGTCAATGGAGGAGACATAATCGATATTACAGATTCGGTTTTCGGATCAATGACCGACACTATTCCCGCTGCGTACGGTGATTTCAACTCGGATGAGCTTTTCGATGTATTTGTCCTGCGGAACAACTTCCGAACGGTGCAGATTCTTTTCGGAAGCGATGACAAACCGTTGCTGCAGGAGGGACCGAAATGCGAGTACAAAAATTTTCATATCACCAGCGTGATTCCGGGTGATTTTGACGGTGATGCTTACATGGACGTGATGATCACGGTCAAGCGGGACGGGGAAAATCAAGGAGTCTATATAAACTGGGGTGGTTCGGAGTATATGAACTGTTCTAAGGAGGACGATGAGCCACTTATTATAATGCGAGGGCAACCATTGGCTCTAGATTACGATCAGGATTTCATAATTGATTTGTTTGGCATGAGTACGATAGGAGAGCGTATGTTTTGGATATTCAAAAAACCAAAGGATAGTCACCGTAAACCGCCGGATGTAATTCGAATGGATACAAGGTTTAGCGAGCAGCTAAAAGTTTTTCACTCTCACGCTATCGTCGATCTAGACAAGGACTTTACTGCGGATTTGTTCCTTACGACTACGGGAGATTATGAAGTGTGGAAGGGTGTTGAACCAAACGGTGGATTTGTGTTCAGTCATAAAATTAAAGCTGCTGTTGGAAACTATGGGTCGCATATTGGCCAATCGATATTTTTGGATGTGGAATTGGATGGAAATTTGCTACAGATTGTGCCAGTATGTTTCGATAGCAATTGTCAGAATTCCAGTATTCTTGTACATCATGGAAACCACTTCCATGATTTGCACATCGACTTCAAAGACGACCATAATGACCTGTGGGGATTCGTAGTTCCTAATATATCAAATTGGGCAACTCAAGTTATAACTCTTCGTGGGGGTGACTTTAATTTAGATGGGTATCCGGATTTGCTAGCAACGCTATCGAAACCAGCCGGTCAAATGCAAACGTTTCTTTTGGAGAACGTTTTGTGCGAGAAGTTGGCCTGTAATCACATGAAGAGAACATTTATCGTTCGTTGGAAGGCTTTGGCACCGTTTTCAAACGGAACAATTATGGGCTCCTTTTATGACTTTTATAACGATGGTATTCTCGATGCGATTTTCGTTGAGAGAGCTGGTAATACTACACGACCGGTGGCTTTCCGAAACTCGCTGGATTACGATGCTAACTTCGTCAAAGTGATTGTCCTCACAGGACTCTCCAATCGCACCGGACCAAAGAAATTGACACCCTTAGGACGAAAGAAAAGAACCTATG GAACGAATCTACCCGGACCGCGCATTGAATACAACATCACAACTCAGGACGGAGATCCGCAACACGGCGCCTCCGCTCAGCTACCTCAATCAGCCTACTTCTCACTGCATCTCCCGTACACCACCTTTGGACTGGGCCGAACGCCAAATTTCGTCGATTCGCTTACAGTTGGACTAACGAACCATTCCCGTACCTGGACGCAGCTTATTCCCAACTCGCAGATGATTGTCGTTCCGTGGCCCATAATGGAACCGGACAAGTGGAAAGCGCAGCTCTTCGTCACACCCAGCAAACTGATTCTGAAGAGTGTGGTTGCACTCGGCGGTATCTGTTTGGTCATACTGCTACTAATTCTGGTACTATATGCTAAGGAAAAACGCGAGGACAAAATTCAAAGGTCACTTGAGGCGCACCGGTTTCACTTTGATGCGATGTGA
- the LOC131689282 gene encoding neuralized-like protein 4, which translates to MSFHRRCGKRITLANSNRTAMRNISEFNHGLVLSGEPLQDDVLFEVRIDEKIHAWSGSIEIGVTTVNPETTELPPCATKLRNGTWVMSGISVLKDGLSLMEYYGSDLDKLGEGDRVGVLRTAQGELIFYVNGESQGVAAIDIPKNVYALVNLYGKCVQVSICPSDSLEYANESTQISQNIDIAMSVEMSVSAAANGGGPCVSGTGQDGMDPNDKLRFHTRCGSLVKLSANCRTAERRRPLDEFNNGVVMTHRPLRDNELFEIRIDRLVDKWSGSIEVGVTTHCPSALQFPATMTNLRSGTIMMSGCGILTNGKGTRREYGEFNLDELREGDRVGMMRKSNGNLHYYINGRDQGVAATRVSQTLWGVIDLYGMTIKVTIVDRDEREQQNLVTRRNNLMSLPVSEQELIPPSPEIDYSHSDRLLFHPTCGSHASVTHSGRTALRPNASDDFNNGVVLTRRTLRPNEMFQVRLERVVTKWAGSIEMGVTTHGPTELDFPFTMTNVRSGTWMMTGNGVMHNGMTVIEQYGQNLDRLQVGDRVGVVRKDDGTLHFWVNGVDQGPAASNVPEKVYGVIDLYGQAAQASIVDTSECGTPDTGNSTISNTTLFSSEPKLKFHSVHGKNARISNGGLTASRPKALAEFNDSIVFSNRPLRQRELFEIVLETVVDQWNGSIEIGVTGIRPDELSLPSTATDLEHDTIMISGTTLMRNGVTIRNDLPFDLDTLTAGSRVGVMRNGDNIHFFINGIDQGPYYECKALNLYAVIDLYGQCAQVSITTPQPDIRAPYAISENSQSLQATSVIQPALEAKHRWSCISGNVTLMQNWTLASRCTNTALSHCLVFSERPLVVGETFEIKITDINPLYAGSLKVGVTDLNLSDEHVRKNIPISMKRIPANVWYVSGNEVRYNSTLLQKSLASLDWLRVGDRIAIELTASRTLKILLNSEDMNINFQNVSEDIFAVVELLGSTMAAQVTSSQGPSSPLRPCSLRLQDSLELGLDPLNKQDSMLESIDSDSLSFEFSECHGKNIQLFDDKKSAGRVQSYHQGVVCLSKPLCKGHSVSIKVTQVNPKWKGTIAVGALGVCPGTHQFPFPTSAILFRRPCWIATHDYININGNKTQSKYAEIFEQVQQGTIITLTLTHAGNLGITFGQTQLDDLATGLPHHIYPVFDIYGRCERISIANGDPKSGSPINEELATMPSGSGAAGVSAGASATDVENVPQCEKADLEVHEKETDMACVSNPGTSAMSRSVMDSVSENLLMNISIKNRTANEARNQDLSNSCCLRDSLQLQHSTNLNIQRSQSTHRFNALQGSFDSNRGGELSQSVNFDEGFEDYRSTATSVQPPGSSSQAGNGTQENNTDPNYLEDVDSNIDFSIQLNESEVDEDSNTIANNRAKLGLPLQPTCSTAPEHQIPVVGLSQSSTALAAAESRRTAADFTEFTNQVRSSRANSVSSSSMLSVVENKDCDYLKLVMGFKRTLMLPDVFFAGDAFNCFCEACAPSLQGSLLKGWVRFKINQQTLSSSSAANTSDDSVWTTAYYNARVEKIRSVLDHGQPLPIESCQFLPEGTTVGDNFVPGTHILLQSSPDAGEHSQRSSFHRYMASSICYRICATFEVRVRSQALSNIDFGETASASDTGSTAVVATGLRHWTTKEADACVLTALMILLASA; encoded by the exons ATGTCGTTTCACCGACGTTGCGGCAAGCGTATTACGCTGGCCAACAGCAACCGAACGGCGATGCGGAACATTAGCGAGTTTAATCACGGGCTGGTACTCAGTGGAGAACCCCTTCAAGATGATGTGCTGTTCGAGGTGCGAATCGACGAGAAG ATTCACGCCTGGAGCGGCAGTATTGAGATTGGTGTAACCACGGTTAATCCGGAAACTACGGAACTGCCGCCATGTGCGACGAAATTGCGTAACGGGACGTGGGTAATGTCTGGAATTTCGGTGCTCAAAGATGGGCTCTCACTGATGGAGTACTACGGTTCAGATCTGGACAAGCTGGGGGAAGGCGATCGAGTTGGAGTACTGCGAACGGCTCAGGGCGAACTGATTTTTTATGTAAACGGAGAGTCACAGGGTGTGGCTGCTATTGACATTCCGAAGAATGTGTACGCGTTAGTCAATCTGTACGGGAAATGCGTACAGGTTTCGATCTGTCCTTCGGACAGCTTGGAGTATGCCAACGAAAGTACGCAAATTTCGCAAAATATAGATATTGCTATGTCGGTGGAGATGTCCGTGAGTGCTGCTGCCAATGGTGGTGGTCCATGCGTTTCCGGAACTGGACAAGATGGGATGGATCCAAATGATAAGTTGCGGTTCCATACTCGTTGTGGATCACTGGTGAAGTTGAGTGCAAACTGTCGCACGGCGGAACGTCGTAGACCATTGGATGAATTTAATAATGGGGTTGTTATGACCCATCGTCCCCTAAGGGATAATGAGCTGTTTGAAATACGAATCGATCGATTGGTGGATAAATGGTCGGGATCGATAGAGGTGGGTGTCACTACTCACTGTCCATCGGCGTTACAATTTCCAGCTACTATGACCAACCTTCGCAGCGGAACGATTATGATGTCAGGTTGTGGTATCCTAACTAATGGTAAAGGAACGCGCAGGGAGTACGGAGAGTTTAACTTGGATGAACTGCGCGAGGGAGATCGTGTAGGAATGATGCGTAAATCGAATGGTAATCTTCATTATTACATTAACGGCCGTGACCAGGGAGTGGCTGCGACAAGAGTCTCCCAAACTCTTTGGGGGGTGATCGATCTGTACGGAATGACCATCAAGGTGACGATAGTGGATCGTGATGAACGAGAACAGCAGAACCTGGTTACAAGGCGTAACAATCTGATGAGTCTGCCCGTTTCCGAGCAAGAGTTGATTCCTCCTAGCCCGGAAATAGATTACAGCCATTCGGACCGGCTGTTGTTTCATCCGACCTGTGGATCCCATGCCAGTGTCACTCACAGCGGACGGACGGCTTTGCGCCCAAATGCATCGGACGATTTCAATAATGGCGTGGTTTTAACTCGTCGTACGTTGCGACCGAATGAGATGTTTCAG GTTCGCTTGGAGAGGGTTGTCACCAAATGGGCTGGTTCTATCGAGATGGGTGTCACGACCCACGGTCCAACGGAGCTAGATTTCCCATTCACCATGACAAATGTTCGATCGGGAACTTGGATGATGACCGGTAATGGAGTGATGCATAACGGTATGACCGTTATTGAGCAGTATGGACAGAATTTAGACCGTTTACAGGTTGGTGATCGCGTCGGTGTAGTTCGTAAAGACGATGGGACGCTACATTTTTGGGTCAATGGAGTAGACCAAGGACCGGCGGCTTCTAATGTTCCGGAAAAGGTGTACGGTGTAATCGATCTGTACGGTCAAGCTGCACAGGCCAGTATTGTGGACACTTCAGAGTGCGGAACACCTGATACAGGAAATTCCACAATCTCAAACACTACTTTGTTTAGTAGTGAACCAAAGCtgaaatttcattcggttcacGGTAAAAACGCCCGGATTTCGAACGGAGGACTGACCGCTTCTCGTCCCAAGGCACTAGCAGAGTTTAACGATTCTATTGTTTTTAGCAACCGACCGCTAAGACAACGAGAGTTGTTTGAAATCGTACTGGAAACGGTCGTTGATCAGTGGAATGGAAGTATCGAGATCGGTGTTACTGGGATTCGCCCGGATGAACTAAGCCTTCCGAGCACAGCAACTGATCTCGAGCATGACACTATCATGATCTCCGGAACCACACTGATGCGCAACGGTGTTACGATTAGGAACGACCTTCCGTTCGATTTGGATACCTTGACAGCCGGATCTCGAGTTGGGGTAATGCGCAATGGCGATAACATACACTTTTTCATCAACGGAATTGATCAAGGTCCGTATTACGAGTGTAAGGCTCTGAATttgtatgcggtcatagatctGTACGGTCAATGCGCTCAGGTGAGCATCACAACTCCACAGCCGGACATTCGAGCTCCCTATGCGATCAGCGAGAACTCACAGAGCTTACAGGCGACCTCTGTAATTCAGCCGGCGCTGGAGGCAAAACATCGCTGGTCGTGTATCTCCGGCAACGTTACTCTGATGCAGAATTGGACACTGGCTTCACGATGCACAAACACAGCACTGTCACATTGTTTAGTTTTCTCCGAGCGCCCTCTGGTAGTAGGCGAGACTTTTGAAATTAAAATCACTGATATAAACCCGTTGTACGCCGGTAGTCTAAAAGTTGGTGTCACAGATCTTAATCTTTCGGACGAGCATGTTCGTAAAAATATCCCAATCAGCATGAAACGAATTCCGGCTAACGTTTGGTATGTCAGCGGTAATGAAGTGCGTTACAACTCGACGTTACTTCAAAAGTCGCTTGCTTCGTTGGATTGGCTCCGAGTAGGAGATCGCATCGCTATTGAGCTAACTGCCTCTCGAACGCTGAAGATCCTTCTCAACTCGGAAGATATGAACATCAACTTTCAAAATGTATCGGAGGATATCTTTGCAGTAGTCGAACTGCTCGGTTCTACCATGGCTGCCCAGGTCACATCGTCACAAGGTCCATCATCACCACTGCGACCGTGTAGCCTGCGATTGCAGGACTCTCTAGAGCTGGGGTTGGATCCTCTCAACAAACAGGATTCCATGCTGGAATCCATCGACTCCGACAGTTTGTCGTTCGAGTTTTCCGAATGCCACGgcaaaaatattcaacttttcgATGATAAGAAATCTGCGGGTCGAGTTCAGTCCTACCATCAGGGAGTTGTTTGTTTATCCAAACCGCTCTGTAAAGGTCATAGCGTGAGCATTAAAGTTACACAAGTAAATCCCAAGTGGAAAGGAACTATAGCTGTAGGAGCTCTGGGGGTCTGTCCAGGAACTCATCAATTCCCATTCCCAACATCGGCAATTCTGTTCCGAAGACCGTGTTGGATTGCTACCCACGATTACATAAACATCAACGGAAATAAAACACAATCGAAATATGCGGAGATCTTCGAACAGGTTCAGCAGGGAACGATCATCACCCTGACGTTGACCCACGCAGGAAATTTGGGCATAACCTTCGGACAGACTCAACTGGATGATTTGGCCACGGGTTTACCACATCACATCTACCCGGTTTTCGACATCTACGGGCGGTGCGAGAGGATCTCCATTGCTAACGGTGATCCGAAGAGTGGCAGTCCCATCAACGAGGAATTGGCTACCATGCCGTCCGGTTCCGGTGCTGCCGGCGTCTCAGCGGGTGCCTCGGCAACCGACGTCGAGAATGTTCCCCAGTGCGAAAAGGCGGACCTGGAGGTGCACGAGAAGGAAACGGATATGGCGTGTGTGTCGAATCCGGGTACTTCCGCGAT GAGTCGCTCCGTTATGGATAGCGTTTCGGAGAACCTACTGATGAATATATCCATAAAAAATCGCACAGCCAACGAGGCAAGGAATCAAGACCTATCAAACTCCTG CTGCCTGCGGGACTCCCTCCAGCTGCAGCACTCGACGAACCTGAACATCCAACGCAGCCAGAGCACGCACCGTTTCAATGCACTGCAGGGAAGCTTCGACAGCAACCGTGGCGGTGAGCTGTCCCAATCGGTCAACTTTGACGAGGGATTTGAAGATTACCGGTCCACTGCGACCAGCGTCCAGCCACCCGGTAGCAGCTCTCAAGCCGGGAATGGTACGCAGGAGAATAACACCGATCCAAACTATCTGGAAGACGTCGATAGCAACATTGATTTCAGCATTCAACTGAACGAGTCGGAGGTGGATGAGGACAGCAATACGATTGCGAACAATCGTGCCAAGCTGGGGCTTCCGTTGCAGCCGACTTGCTCTACGGCTCCGGAACATCAAATACCTGTTGTAGGGTTATCACAATCATCTACGGCACTGGCTGCTGCCGAAAGCCGGCGTACCGCTGCGGATTTCACCGAATTCACCAATCAGGTTCGATCTTCCCGAGCTAATTCGGTTTCATCCTCATCGATGCTTAGTGTGGTGGAGAATAAGGACTGTGACTATCTTAAGCTTGTGATGGGATTTAAACGAACTCTTATGCTGCCAGATGTTTTCTTTGCTGGAGATGCTTTTAACTGTTTCTGCGAGGCATGTGCACCTTCGCTACAGGGCTCATTGCTGAAAGGTTGGGTCAGATTCAAAATCAACCAGCAAACGTTGAGCAGCTCAAGCGCCGCCAATACTTCAGATGATTCCGTTTGGACTACCGCTTACTACAACGCAAGGGTGGAGAAGATTCGATCGGTGCTGGATCATGGTCAGCCATTGCCAATTG AATCATGCCAATTCCTCCCGGAAGGTACAACCGTAGGAGataactttgtaccgggaactCACATTCTACTACAGTCATCGCCGGATGCAGGTGAACATTCCCAACGATCATCATTCCATCGATATATGGCCAGCAGTATTTGCTACCGCATATGTGCAACATTCGAAGTACGAGTACGATCTCAGGCACTATCCAATATAGACTTTGGAGAAACAGCTAGCGCTAGTGATACCGGCTCGACAGCGGTAGTAGCTACCGGACTGCGTCACTGGACCACCAAAGAAGCGGACGCATGCGTGCTGACTGCCCTCATGATTCTACTTGCATCTGCTTAA